One segment of Beduinella massiliensis DNA contains the following:
- a CDS encoding diaminopimelate decarboxylase encodes MNEKRPFVTAEKLREITKTYPTPFHLYDERGIRKTARDLHKAFSWNPGFREFFAVKATPNPYILKILKEEGCGVDCASETELMLASSVGFSGDYTFFSSNVTPAEEYRRAISQGAVVNLDDFTHIAFLERVASIPETICCRYNPGGDFAIGNAIMDKPQNAKYGMTYPQLAEAFRRLSERGARRLGIHAFLASNTLTDAYYPTLARILFETAVRLQNETGVRLDFVNLSGGVGIPYRPGERANDIFQIGEGVRRAFEEVLVPAGMGDVKIYTELGRFMLGPYGLVAATVLHHKHIYKEYVGLDASAVNLMRPAMYGAYHHITVMGKEDWPLDHVYDVTGGLCENNDKFAVDRPLPRIDDGDLVVIHDTGAHGFSMGYNYNGKLKSAELLLQEDGGVRLIRRAETPKDYFATFDFQDEFHFA; translated from the coding sequence ATGAACGAAAAGCGTCCCTTCGTGACGGCCGAAAAGCTGCGCGAAATCACGAAGACCTATCCGACCCCCTTTCATCTGTACGACGAGCGCGGCATCCGAAAGACCGCCCGCGACCTGCATAAAGCGTTTTCCTGGAATCCGGGCTTCCGCGAGTTCTTCGCGGTGAAGGCGACGCCCAACCCCTACATCCTTAAAATCCTGAAGGAAGAGGGCTGCGGGGTGGACTGCGCGAGCGAGACGGAGCTGATGCTCGCCTCCTCCGTCGGCTTTTCGGGCGATTACACCTTCTTTTCTTCCAACGTGACGCCCGCGGAGGAGTACCGCCGCGCGATTTCCCAGGGCGCGGTCGTCAACCTGGACGACTTCACGCACATCGCGTTCCTGGAGCGCGTCGCCTCCATCCCGGAGACCATCTGCTGCCGCTACAACCCCGGCGGGGACTTCGCCATCGGCAACGCCATCATGGATAAGCCCCAGAACGCCAAGTACGGCATGACCTATCCCCAGCTCGCCGAGGCGTTCCGGCGGCTCTCGGAAAGGGGCGCGCGGCGATTGGGCATCCACGCCTTCCTCGCCTCCAACACCCTGACGGACGCCTACTACCCCACGCTCGCGCGCATCCTCTTTGAAACCGCCGTGCGCCTGCAAAACGAGACGGGCGTCCGCCTCGATTTCGTCAACCTCTCCGGCGGCGTGGGCATCCCCTACCGCCCCGGCGAGCGCGCGAACGACATCTTCCAAATCGGCGAGGGCGTGCGCCGCGCCTTTGAGGAGGTGCTCGTGCCCGCGGGCATGGGGGACGTGAAGATCTACACGGAGCTGGGCCGCTTCATGCTGGGGCCCTACGGCCTGGTCGCTGCCACGGTGCTGCACCACAAGCACATCTACAAGGAATACGTCGGGCTGGACGCCAGCGCCGTCAACCTCATGCGCCCCGCGATGTACGGCGCGTACCACCACATCACCGTCATGGGCAAGGAGGACTGGCCGCTCGACCACGTGTACGACGTGACCGGCGGCCTGTGCGAGAACAACGACAAGTTCGCCGTGGACCGCCCCCTGCCCCGCATCGACGACGGCGACCTCGTGGTCATCCACGACACCGGCGCGCACGGCTTTTCCATGGGCTACAACTACAACGGCAAGCTGAAGAGCGCCGAGCTCCTGCTGCAGGAGGACGGCGGCGTGCGCCTCATCCGCCGCGCAGAAACCCCGAAGGACTACTTCGCGACCTTCGACTTTCAGGACGAATTTCACTTCGCATAA
- a CDS encoding Gfo/Idh/MocA family oxidoreductase, with the protein MAKEFRVGIVGCGGIANGKHLPALKALPNVKMVAFCDLIRERAEKALKEYGAEGAKIYDTYEELVADPTIDVVHVLTPNKAHAPISIAAMEAGKDVMCEKPMAKTAEDARAMVEAAKRTGKTLTIGYQNRFRPDSLYLKKCCEAGDLGEVYYARAHAIRRRAVPTWGVFLDEEAQGGGPLIDIGTHALDLTLWEMNNYEVESVMGSVYRKLADTKDAANAWGPWDPEKFTVEDSAMGFIKMKNGATIVLEASWALNTLDIDEAKTSLCGTKAGADMRDGLRINGERFSKMYVTKPELEAGGVAFYDGTVKDAKDVEAEQFYAALENGTQPTVLPEQALVVTEVLEAIYTSAKTGKPVFFD; encoded by the coding sequence ATGGCTAAGGAATTTCGTGTAGGCATCGTAGGCTGCGGCGGCATCGCCAACGGCAAGCATCTGCCGGCGCTGAAGGCCCTGCCCAACGTCAAAATGGTCGCCTTCTGCGATCTGATCCGCGAGCGCGCGGAAAAGGCCCTGAAGGAGTACGGCGCGGAGGGCGCCAAGATTTACGACACCTATGAAGAGCTGGTCGCGGACCCGACGATCGACGTCGTGCACGTGCTGACCCCCAACAAGGCGCACGCGCCCATCTCCATCGCCGCGATGGAGGCGGGCAAGGACGTCATGTGCGAAAAGCCCATGGCCAAGACCGCCGAGGACGCCCGCGCCATGGTCGAGGCGGCCAAGCGCACCGGCAAGACCCTCACCATCGGCTATCAGAACCGATTCCGCCCCGACAGCCTCTACCTCAAGAAGTGCTGCGAGGCCGGCGATCTGGGCGAGGTGTACTACGCGCGCGCACACGCCATTCGCCGCCGCGCCGTCCCGACCTGGGGCGTGTTCCTCGACGAGGAAGCCCAGGGCGGCGGGCCGCTGATCGACATCGGCACCCACGCGCTGGACCTCACCCTCTGGGAGATGAACAACTACGAGGTCGAGTCCGTCATGGGCAGCGTCTACCGCAAGCTGGCGGACACCAAGGACGCCGCCAACGCCTGGGGCCCCTGGGACCCGGAGAAGTTCACGGTCGAGGACTCCGCCATGGGCTTCATCAAGATGAAGAACGGCGCGACCATCGTGCTCGAGGCCTCCTGGGCGCTCAACACCCTCGACATCGACGAGGCCAAGACCTCCCTTTGCGGCACCAAGGCGGGCGCGGACATGCGGGACGGCCTTCGCATCAACGGCGAGCGCTTCTCCAAGATGTACGTCACCAAGCCCGAGCTTGAGGCGGGCGGCGTCGCCTTCTACGACGGCACCGTCAAGGACGCCAAGGACGTCGAGGCCGAGCAGTTCTACGCGGCGCTCGAAAACGGCACCCAGCCGACCGTCCTGCCCGAGCAGGCGCTGGTCGTCACCGAGGTGCTCGAGGCGATCTACACCTCCGCGAAGACCGGCAAGCCCGTGTTCTTCGACTGA
- a CDS encoding ATP-binding cassette domain-containing protein yields MISLSDVHLHFGSLHVLKGIDLSIPEASKTVIIGPSGSGKSTMLRTINCFERPQQGHVTVDGRDMTRLKPRELHRARREIGMVFQSFNLYPHKTVLQNLTMAPILLKKEPKDAVTDRARMHLKNVGLLDKADAYPAQLSGGQQQRVAIARALNMNPKVLLFDEPTSALDPEMIKEVLDIMMEVARENITMLFVTHEMGFASTIADRVLFLDGGVVIEDGSPDQVFNHPKSERTKLFLSKIL; encoded by the coding sequence ATGATTTCCCTTTCGGACGTTCACCTGCACTTTGGTTCCCTGCACGTGCTGAAGGGCATCGATCTTTCGATCCCCGAGGCCTCCAAGACGGTCATCATCGGGCCGTCGGGCTCCGGCAAGTCCACGATGCTGCGGACGATCAACTGCTTTGAAAGGCCCCAGCAGGGCCATGTGACGGTGGACGGCAGGGACATGACGCGGCTGAAGCCGCGCGAGCTGCACCGGGCGCGGCGTGAGATCGGGATGGTCTTTCAGTCCTTCAACCTCTACCCGCACAAGACGGTGCTGCAAAACCTGACGATGGCCCCCATCCTGCTCAAGAAGGAGCCGAAGGACGCGGTGACCGACCGGGCGCGGATGCACCTGAAAAACGTGGGCCTGCTCGACAAGGCGGACGCCTACCCGGCGCAGCTCTCCGGCGGCCAGCAGCAGCGCGTGGCCATCGCGCGGGCGCTGAACATGAACCCCAAGGTGCTGCTCTTCGACGAGCCGACCAGCGCGCTCGACCCGGAGATGATCAAAGAGGTGCTGGACATCATGATGGAGGTCGCGAGGGAGAACATCACGATGCTCTTCGTCACCCATGAAATGGGCTTCGCATCCACCATCGCCGACCGGGTGCTCTTCCTGGACGGCGGTGTGGTCATAGAGGACGGCTCGCCGGACCAGGTGTTCAATCACCCCAAGTCCGAACGGACGAAACTCTTCCTATCCAAGATTTTGTAA
- a CDS encoding amidohydrolase family protein gives MLLIRNAKILTMEDQDYLDGGDILVDEGKILAVGADLPAPDAEVFNARGMYAMPGIVDAHSHIGMWEDALGFEGADGNEETAPVTAQMRAIDAINPRDRCFEEALRGGVTCCATGPGSANVVGGQFALLKTYGRTLRERVVREPLALKVAFGENPKTVYNERKETPMTRMATAAILRQALVDAQTYLAKMRLEDEGDRPDRDLGKEALALALSGELMVKAHAHRADDIMTALRIAEEFGLRLSLEHCTEGYLIADELLAAQRARGVRVIVGPLFTDRSKPELREQSYKAPALLERAGVRFALMTDHPVTPMQHLLVTAIVAVREGLSERGALLAVTKNAAWAVGAEDRVGSIAPGKDADIALYDRDPLDARAHVKAVLAGGTWAFQ, from the coding sequence ATGCTGCTCATCCGAAACGCAAAAATCCTCACCATGGAGGATCAGGACTATCTGGACGGCGGGGACATCCTCGTGGACGAGGGGAAGATCCTCGCGGTGGGGGCCGACCTGCCCGCGCCGGACGCGGAGGTGTTCAACGCCCGGGGCATGTACGCCATGCCGGGCATCGTGGACGCCCACAGCCACATCGGCATGTGGGAGGACGCGCTGGGCTTCGAGGGCGCGGACGGCAACGAGGAGACGGCGCCCGTGACCGCGCAGATGCGCGCGATCGACGCGATCAACCCGCGCGACCGCTGCTTTGAGGAGGCGCTGCGCGGCGGCGTCACCTGCTGCGCGACCGGCCCCGGCAGCGCGAACGTGGTGGGCGGGCAGTTTGCGCTGCTCAAGACCTACGGAAGGACGCTGCGGGAACGCGTCGTGCGGGAGCCCCTGGCGCTCAAGGTCGCGTTCGGGGAAAACCCCAAGACCGTTTACAACGAGCGCAAGGAGACGCCCATGACGCGCATGGCGACGGCGGCGATTCTGCGCCAGGCGCTCGTGGACGCGCAGACCTACCTTGCGAAGATGCGCCTTGAGGACGAGGGCGACCGGCCCGACCGCGATCTGGGCAAGGAGGCGCTGGCCCTGGCGCTTTCGGGCGAGCTCATGGTCAAGGCGCACGCGCACCGCGCGGACGACATCATGACCGCGCTGCGCATCGCGGAGGAATTCGGCCTGCGGTTGTCGCTGGAGCACTGCACCGAGGGCTACCTGATCGCGGACGAGCTGCTCGCGGCCCAGCGGGCGCGCGGGGTGCGCGTCATCGTGGGGCCGCTGTTTACCGACCGGTCGAAGCCCGAGCTGCGGGAGCAGTCCTACAAGGCCCCGGCGCTGCTGGAGCGCGCGGGCGTGCGCTTCGCGCTGATGACCGACCACCCGGTTACGCCCATGCAGCACCTGCTGGTGACCGCCATCGTCGCCGTGCGCGAGGGGCTCTCCGAGCGCGGCGCGCTGCTCGCCGTCACGAAGAACGCGGCCTGGGCCGTGGGCGCGGAGGACCGCGTCGGCTCCATCGCGCCCGGCAAGGACGCGGACATCGCGCTCTACGACCGCGACCCGCTCGACGCGCGCGCGCACGTGAAGGCCGTGCTGGCCGGGGGAACGTGGGCGTTTCAGTGA
- a CDS encoding ABC transporter permease subunit, with protein sequence MVNPIDWIVSFFRDEIFVVYTPLFFKVLGEGLMVTLKISLCTIVISFLAGSALAIMRNSKNPVAHWIATIYVETVRNIPLLFFITMMVFFSPFPSNKIFNAILAMSIFTSGVVAEIVRGGLNGVPKGQWEAASSQGFGTFQAMVHVILPQAYRRILAPMIAQFVTTIKDTSFCAVLAMGDLYDRAKQAINQLNLRDHTAMVYVTVALVYFVVCFTFTNIAKRVQRSTYVIK encoded by the coding sequence ATGGTTAACCCCATCGACTGGATCGTCTCCTTCTTCCGGGACGAAATCTTCGTGGTGTACACGCCGCTGTTTTTCAAGGTGCTGGGCGAGGGCCTGATGGTGACGCTGAAGATCTCGCTGTGCACGATCGTCATCTCGTTCCTCGCGGGCTCGGCGCTGGCGATCATGCGCAACAGCAAGAACCCGGTGGCGCACTGGATCGCGACGATCTACGTGGAGACGGTGCGCAACATCCCCCTGCTCTTCTTCATCACGATGATGGTCTTCTTCTCCCCCTTCCCCTCCAACAAGATCTTCAACGCCATCCTGGCGATGAGCATCTTCACCTCCGGCGTGGTGGCGGAGATCGTGCGCGGCGGGCTCAACGGCGTGCCCAAGGGCCAGTGGGAGGCGGCCAGCAGCCAGGGCTTCGGCACCTTTCAGGCGATGGTGCACGTCATCCTGCCGCAGGCCTACCGGCGCATCCTCGCCCCGATGATCGCCCAGTTCGTGACGACGATCAAGGACACGTCGTTTTGCGCGGTGCTGGCCATGGGCGACCTGTACGACCGGGCCAAGCAGGCGATCAACCAGCTCAATCTGCGCGACCACACGGCCATGGTCTACGTCACCGTGGCGCTGGTCTACTTCGTGGTATGCTTTACGTTTACGAACATCGCAAAGCGCGTGCAGCGCAGCACCTACGTCATCAAATGA
- a CDS encoding TIM barrel protein, translating to MVPVGLQLYSLRDIAQTDLPRALEMTARAGYDCVEWYGCPAVVNDPAGAKAACDAAGLSSYSMHVPGDWLKAEALEKTLETLQILGVRYAILPWSKADSAQACEETARLLAQAKAFFAPHGIEVGYHNHGHEFKALPDGRLPMDVLLRTGGVLGEVDTCWALYGGVDPDAYIASLGALTGPVHFKDINADYATRDPEKIDVPVGGGIIDFEKIARTLLAAGRLEAGLIVEQEAYAGDVAADIAASCAHIRGILKKLGA from the coding sequence TTGGTTCCTGTAGGACTTCAGCTTTATTCCCTGCGCGACATCGCGCAGACGGACCTGCCCCGGGCGCTCGAGATGACGGCGCGGGCGGGGTATGACTGCGTGGAATGGTACGGCTGCCCAGCGGTCGTGAACGACCCCGCGGGCGCGAAGGCCGCGTGCGACGCGGCGGGGCTTTCGTCGTACAGCATGCACGTGCCGGGCGACTGGCTCAAGGCGGAGGCGCTCGAAAAGACGCTTGAAACGCTCCAAATCCTGGGCGTGCGCTACGCGATCCTGCCCTGGTCGAAGGCGGACAGCGCGCAGGCCTGCGAGGAGACGGCGCGCCTGCTCGCGCAGGCGAAGGCGTTCTTCGCGCCGCACGGCATCGAGGTGGGCTACCACAACCACGGCCACGAGTTCAAGGCGCTGCCGGACGGGCGGCTGCCGATGGACGTGCTTTTGCGCACCGGCGGCGTGCTGGGCGAGGTGGACACCTGCTGGGCGCTCTACGGCGGCGTGGACCCGGACGCGTACATCGCGTCGCTGGGCGCTTTGACCGGGCCCGTGCACTTCAAGGACATCAACGCGGACTACGCGACGCGCGACCCGGAGAAGATCGACGTGCCGGTCGGCGGCGGAATCATCGACTTTGAGAAGATCGCACGCACGCTCCTGGCTGCGGGCAGGCTCGAGGCAGGCCTGATCGTGGAGCAGGAGGCCTACGCGGGCGATGTCGCGGCGGACATCGCCGCCTCGTGCGCGCACATCCGCGGGATTTTAAAGAAGCTGGGCGCCTGA
- a CDS encoding transporter substrate-binding domain-containing protein, with protein sequence MKRILALVMALCLFALPCLSLADGELDAIKSRGYIKVGVKADVPGFGLLDPATNEYSGLEIDLARLVAAKIFGVDVADVAKYIQFTPVTAKTRGPELDNGNLDMDVSTFTIKPERLELYEFSKPYYVDSIGLMVLKDAGIQSFDDLLADDTVIGVAQGSTTRDALTNAAAEKGVTFGLDKFDEMADYPTLKEALVAHQIDCFSVDKSILGGYLDDAVEILADSFTEGAQPYGVAIKKGNTELLALVDELIAELRAAGTIDELAAQYPQLAKIDWDVIDTHTAALWPAA encoded by the coding sequence ATGAAAAGGATTCTTGCTCTGGTGATGGCGCTCTGCCTGTTTGCCCTGCCCTGCCTGTCTCTGGCGGACGGCGAGCTGGACGCGATCAAATCCCGCGGCTACATCAAGGTCGGCGTCAAGGCGGACGTGCCGGGCTTCGGCCTGCTCGACCCGGCGACGAACGAGTACAGCGGCCTGGAGATCGACCTGGCGCGCCTGGTCGCGGCCAAAATCTTCGGCGTAGACGTAGCGGACGTGGCGAAGTACATCCAGTTCACCCCCGTGACCGCCAAGACCCGCGGCCCGGAGCTGGACAACGGCAACCTGGACATGGACGTCTCCACCTTTACGATCAAGCCCGAGCGCCTGGAGCTCTACGAGTTCTCCAAGCCCTATTACGTCGATTCCATCGGCCTGATGGTGCTGAAGGATGCGGGCATCCAGTCCTTTGACGATCTGCTCGCGGACGACACCGTGATCGGCGTGGCCCAGGGCTCCACCACCCGCGACGCGCTGACGAACGCGGCGGCGGAAAAGGGCGTCACCTTCGGCCTCGACAAGTTCGACGAGATGGCCGACTACCCCACGCTCAAGGAAGCGCTGGTCGCGCACCAGATCGACTGCTTCTCCGTGGATAAGTCCATCCTCGGCGGCTACCTGGACGACGCGGTCGAAATCCTGGCCGACAGCTTCACCGAGGGCGCGCAGCCCTACGGCGTGGCGATCAAGAAGGGCAACACGGAGCTGCTCGCGCTGGTCGACGAGCTGATCGCCGAGCTGCGCGCGGCGGGCACCATCGACGAGCTGGCGGCGCAGTACCCGCAGCTCGCCAAGATCGACTGGGACGTCATCGACACCCACACCGCGGCGCTGTGGCCCGCGGCCTGA
- the dcd gene encoding dCTP deaminase, with protein sequence MILSDGTLLRMMEEGTLSISPLTREQVQPASVDIRLGDTFSVVEDTSGGVVSMAQEIRYKQLRADRYLLLPGQFVLATSVEYVTLPDDVTAFVEGRSSLGRMGLFIQNAGWVDPGFSGEITLELFNANRCAIELQAGRRVGQLVFARMDASALHPYRGKYQGQRGATGSRAFLDAEIR encoded by the coding sequence ATGATCTTATCGGACGGAACGCTCCTTCGGATGATGGAGGAGGGGACGCTTTCCATCTCGCCTCTGACGCGGGAGCAGGTGCAGCCGGCGAGCGTGGACATCCGCCTCGGGGACACGTTCAGCGTCGTGGAGGACACGTCGGGCGGGGTCGTCTCGATGGCGCAGGAGATTCGCTACAAGCAGCTCCGCGCGGACAGGTACCTCCTGCTGCCGGGGCAGTTCGTTCTGGCGACGAGCGTGGAATACGTGACGCTGCCGGACGACGTGACGGCCTTCGTCGAGGGCCGCAGCTCGCTGGGCAGGATGGGGCTGTTCATCCAGAACGCGGGCTGGGTGGACCCCGGGTTCAGCGGGGAAATCACGCTGGAGCTGTTCAACGCTAACCGCTGCGCCATCGAGCTGCAGGCCGGGCGCAGGGTCGGCCAGCTGGTGTTCGCGAGGATGGACGCGAGCGCCCTGCATCCCTACCGGGGGAAGTATCAGGGGCAAAGGGGCGCGACCGGCTCCCGGGCGTTCCTGGACGCGGAGATCCGATAA
- a CDS encoding ABC transporter permease subunit — MDFVSGFQKIFGAKRWLELYDARGEVMAGFVMTVKVSFFSLIFALVIGVLVGLALASGRRWLERICRAYIAFFQNTPLVIQVILIYLVIMPAMGIYRKKVEAGIIGLSIYTGAYCATIVHSAIQSVPAGQFEAASSQGFGFWRSMAHVILPQAVRIALPPLTNQAVNLIKNSSVLAVITARDLIYSLDSIAARSDNYGPPLLMTGLLYLCICLPISLIARHLEGRLVHHG; from the coding sequence ATGGATTTTGTCAGCGGATTTCAGAAGATTTTCGGCGCCAAACGCTGGCTCGAGCTGTACGACGCGCGCGGCGAGGTCATGGCGGGCTTTGTGATGACGGTGAAGGTCTCGTTCTTTTCGCTGATCTTTGCGCTCGTCATCGGCGTTCTGGTGGGCCTTGCGCTCGCGTCCGGCCGAAGGTGGCTGGAGCGCATCTGCCGCGCCTACATCGCGTTCTTTCAAAACACACCGCTCGTCATTCAGGTCATCCTCATCTATCTGGTCATCATGCCGGCGATGGGCATCTACCGCAAAAAGGTGGAGGCGGGCATCATCGGCCTTTCGATCTACACGGGCGCGTACTGCGCGACGATCGTGCATTCCGCGATTCAAAGCGTACCGGCGGGGCAGTTCGAGGCGGCCAGCAGCCAGGGCTTCGGCTTTTGGCGGTCCATGGCGCACGTGATCCTGCCGCAGGCGGTGCGCATCGCCCTGCCGCCGCTCACGAACCAGGCGGTGAACCTCATCAAGAACTCGTCGGTGCTGGCGGTCATCACCGCGCGCGACCTCATCTACTCGCTGGATTCCATCGCCGCGCGCAGCGACAACTACGGCCCCCCGCTGCTGATGACGGGGCTGCTGTACCTGTGCATCTGCCTGCCGATTTCCCTGATCGCGCGCCATTTGGAAGGGAGGCTGGTGCACCATGGTTAA
- a CDS encoding peptidoglycan-binding protein, whose amino-acid sequence MICPVCHTEIPEGSNICPHCYTDLMKTQQNRYHKSAKASSPVKLNPQALIVAGGLFIVLLVLVVVLVRFLFSGGTPDPQAPQGGAAQPSAQPAETFAVFGSTTVPVEITTPEPIATPAPTPAPVVTPEPSYTTLKKGDKNDNVKTLQQALITLGYLSGNADGIFGANTETAVKEFQKANSLKDDGIAGAQTQSALYKKYSAISNAQGQTQTQAPVSNEQVPNLPG is encoded by the coding sequence ATGATCTGTCCCGTTTGTCATACAGAAATTCCGGAAGGTTCAAATATTTGTCCGCATTGCTACACGGATCTGATGAAGACGCAGCAAAACCGCTATCACAAGAGCGCGAAGGCGAGCTCGCCGGTCAAGCTCAACCCGCAGGCGCTGATCGTGGCTGGGGGCCTGTTCATCGTGCTGCTGGTGCTGGTGGTCGTGCTGGTGCGCTTCCTGTTCAGCGGCGGCACGCCGGACCCACAGGCGCCGCAGGGCGGCGCAGCGCAGCCCTCCGCCCAGCCCGCGGAGACGTTCGCGGTCTTCGGCTCGACGACGGTGCCCGTGGAGATCACCACGCCCGAGCCCATCGCCACGCCCGCACCGACGCCCGCGCCGGTGGTCACGCCGGAGCCCAGCTACACGACGCTCAAGAAGGGCGACAAGAACGACAACGTGAAGACATTGCAGCAGGCGCTGATCACGCTGGGTTACCTGAGCGGCAACGCGGACGGCATCTTCGGCGCGAACACCGAAACCGCGGTCAAGGAGTTCCAGAAGGCCAACAGCCTCAAGGACGACGGCATCGCGGGCGCGCAGACGCAGTCCGCGCTGTACAAGAAGTACTCCGCCATCTCCAATGCGCAGGGCCAGACGCAGACGCAGGCGCCCGTTTCAAACGAGCAGGTGCCGAACCTGCCGGGCTAA
- a CDS encoding exonuclease domain-containing protein, which translates to MFRLFDRPLAVVDLEWNQSASHTRYEMPHEIIEIGVAKLGPDMRVLGSAQYVVRPAVYPALDRHIREVTGITQEELDAGVPFQEAFAAFIDFCGEDVQLCTWGRDDYPVLLRNTRYFGVKLPFDPPLDAQLLYAHLLTNTPARQVGLHAAMEALGIEPELPAHRAVYDALCTAQVLPRIRAAYESAPAEALLRLQETVMQEARVAASDARSVPTHYKYQTEAVADEALVRVRCPVCGGKTTFKLPWFDTGHERYLALSACPEHGVALCQMHFKRMVNTRLLMHQRAYIAPPEQQAEALRRHETALKCPPRRYGKRNA; encoded by the coding sequence ATGTTCAGGCTTTTTGACCGGCCGCTCGCCGTGGTGGATCTGGAGTGGAACCAGAGCGCCAGCCACACGCGCTACGAGATGCCGCATGAAATCATCGAAATCGGCGTGGCGAAGCTCGGGCCGGACATGCGCGTGCTGGGCAGCGCGCAGTACGTGGTGCGCCCGGCCGTCTACCCGGCGCTCGACCGCCACATCCGCGAGGTGACGGGCATCACGCAGGAGGAGCTCGACGCGGGCGTGCCGTTTCAGGAGGCGTTCGCCGCGTTTATCGATTTTTGCGGGGAGGACGTTCAGCTCTGCACCTGGGGGCGGGACGATTACCCGGTGCTGCTGCGCAACACGCGCTACTTCGGGGTGAAGCTGCCGTTTGACCCGCCGCTGGACGCGCAGCTCCTGTACGCGCACCTGCTCACGAACACGCCGGCGCGCCAGGTGGGGCTGCACGCGGCGATGGAGGCGCTGGGCATCGAGCCGGAGCTGCCCGCGCACCGGGCGGTGTACGACGCGCTGTGCACGGCGCAGGTGCTGCCGAGGATTCGCGCGGCCTATGAAAGCGCCCCGGCGGAGGCGCTCCTCCGCCTGCAGGAGACGGTGATGCAGGAGGCGCGCGTCGCCGCCTCGGACGCGCGCAGCGTGCCCACGCATTACAAGTACCAGACCGAGGCCGTGGCGGACGAGGCGCTGGTGCGCGTGCGCTGCCCGGTCTGCGGGGGGAAGACGACGTTCAAGCTCCCGTGGTTCGACACGGGGCACGAGCGGTATCTCGCGCTTTCCGCCTGCCCGGAGCACGGCGTGGCGCTGTGCCAGATGCACTTCAAGCGCATGGTGAACACGCGCCTGCTCATGCACCAGCGCGCCTACATCGCCCCGCCGGAGCAGCAGGCCGAGGCCCTGCGCCGCCACGAGACGGCGCTGAAATGCCCGCCCCGGCGCTACGGGAAGCGAAACGCGTAG